The following are encoded in a window of Amaranthus tricolor cultivar Red isolate AtriRed21 chromosome 2, ASM2621246v1, whole genome shotgun sequence genomic DNA:
- the LOC130806166 gene encoding elongation factor 1-delta-like, which produces MAVTLYDLKSDAGLKRLDEYLLSRSYITGYQASKDDLVVYSEIPNVSLDQYVNASRWYKHIDALLRMSGVSGEGSGVIVEGNAPGPDVATPPAVDSKASADDVDLFGEETEEEKKAAEERAAAAKKSTKKKESGKSSVLLEVKPWDDETDMKKLEEAVRSVQMEGLLWGASKLIPVGYGIKKLQIMMTIVDDLVSVDDLIENYLTAEPINEYVQSCDIVAFNKI; this is translated from the exons ATGGCTGTTACATTATATGACCTCAAATCTGATGCTGGTTTGAAAAGGCTTGATGAATACTTGCTCAGTAGGAGTTACATTACTGG TTACCAAGCCTCCAAGGATGATCTTGTTGTGTATTCGGAAATTCCTAATGTATCGTTGGACCAGTATGTCAACGCATCCAGATGGTACAAACACATCGATGCACTCTTGAGGATGTC TGGCGTTTCTGGTGAGGGGTCAGGTGTTATTGTTGAGGGAAATGCTCCTGGTCCTGATGTTGCTACTCCTCCTGCCGTTGATTCTAAG gCTTCAGCTGATGACGTTGATCTCTTTGGAGAAGAGACTGAAGAGGAGAAAAAGGCTGCTGAAGAACGAGCTGCTGCTGCTAAGAAGTCCACTAAAAAGAAAGAAT CTGGAAAATCATCAGTCTTGCTAGAGGTAAAGCCATGGGATGATGAAACTGACATGAAGAAGCTTGAGGAAGCTGTCAGAAGTGTTCAGATGGAAGGATTGCTATGGGGAGCAT CCAAACTTATTCCAGTCGGATATGGTATAAAGAAATTGCAGATCATGATGACCATTGTCGATGATCTGGTCTCTGTCGACGACTTGATTGAGAACTATTTGACAGCTGAACCTATCAACGAGTATGTGCAGAGTTGTGATATCGTCGCCTTTAACAAGATCTGA